In the Paramormyrops kingsleyae isolate MSU_618 chromosome 6, PKINGS_0.4, whole genome shotgun sequence genome, one interval contains:
- the creld1b gene encoding protein disulfide isomerase CRELD1, protein MRSSWPFHLAIVLCSVLSVVRVETAPCQTCRKLTENFIKGIERTANKNFGGGNTAWEEEKLAKYARSETRLLEIVESVCESSDFDCNRLLEQIEDQVETWWFKRQQEAPDLYEWLCIDELRLCCPEGRFGPECSECPRGPGGVCGGLGRCEGEGTRLGDGECVCDPGYAGELCQACADGYYREKTSNHTVAPCSACYRACKHCTGPEDYKCLDCKPGWSLHDNKCVDVDECGTELAKCPSNTYCFNTDGSYECRGCDQACVGCMGSGPARCKKCARGYRLVGAKCLDIDECSERAMACPGLNEACINEEGSFHCDCADGFVRRDSICVENLPLSGPEKGLFEDMTDDEVLVLQQMFFGVVICALATLAAKGDMVFTAIFIGGVAAMAGYWLSEKGDRVLDGFLRGR, encoded by the exons ATGCGGTCTTCCTGGCCTTTCCACCTGGCCATAGTGCTGTGCTCCGTGCTCTCTGTGGTGCGTGTGGAGACGGCACCCTGCCAGACGTGCCGCAAACTCACAGAAAACTTCATTAAG GGCATAGAGCGAACAGCCAATAAGAACTTTGGGGGCGGGAACACCGCTTGGGAGGAGGAGAAACTTGCTAAATATGCAAGGAG TGAGACGCGGCTCTTAGAGATCGTGGAGTCGGTGTGTGAGAGCTCAGACTTCGATTGCAACAGGCTGCTGGAGCAGATCGAGGACCAGGTGGAGACGTGGTGGTTTAAGAG GCAGCAGGAGGCACCTGACCTCTACGAATGGCTTTGCATTGATGAACTTCGGTTGTGTTGTCCCGAAGGCAGGTTCGGTCCTGAATGCTCAG AGTGTCCCAGGGGTCCCGGAGGCGTGTGCGGGGGCTTGGGACGGTGTGAGGGCGAAGGAACTCGCCTCGGAGAcggtgaatgtgtgtgtgacccGGGCTATGCTGGGGAGCTGTGTCAGGCGTGTGCCGACGGCTACTACAGGGAGAAGACCTCCAACCACACGGTGGCGCCCTGTTCAG CCTGCTACCGCGCTTGTAAACACTGCACCGGACCGGAGGACTACAAATGCCTAGACTGCAAGCCAGGCTGGAGTCTCCACGACAACAAGTGTGTGG ACGTGGATGAATGTGGCACTGAGCTGGCAAAGTGTCCTTCCAACACGTACTGCTTCAACACCGATGGCTCCTATGAGTGCAGGG GCTGTGACCAGGCGTGTGTGGGGTGCATGGGCAGCGGACCAGCCCGCTGTAAGAAGTGTGCCCGCGGGTACAGGCTGGTGGGGGCCAAGTGTCTGG ACATCGACGAGTGCAGCGAGAGGGCGATGGCATGTCCGGGGCTGAACGAGGCCTGTATCAATGAGGAGGGCTCCTTCCACTGCGACTGCGCAGACGGGTTTGTGCGCAGGGACAGCATCTGCGTGGAGAACCTGCCCCTCT cggGACCCGAGAAGGGGCTTTTCGAGGACATGACGGACGATGAGGTGCTGGTGCTACAGCAGATGTTCTTCGGAGTGGTGATCTGTGCCCTGGCTACGCTGGCAGCCAAGGGCGACATGGTGTTTACCGCCATCTTCATCGGGGGCGTGGCCGCCATGGCCGGATACTGGCTCTCGGAGAAGGGCGACCGCGTGCTGGACGGATTCCTGCGGGGGCGCTAA
- the mbd4 gene encoding methyl-CpG-binding domain protein 4 produces MMDEKSKGCPMANSEQRTSINTACVDKFARDAKRMETAECSTDIDHVEVTELSKDTTTEASTDNDCIMSVTNRVEITDHNINTRSLEINEPSTDTDHVEMNEPSTDTDHVEMNEPSTDTDHVEMNKPSTDTDHVEMNEPSTDTDCQCPTMPEGWLKVLKERKTGKTAGKIDVYLISPQGQKFRSKSALRAFLQKSKDFSLKVEDFDFTSHGNSTVTSNGSRRERSLKRLKGTSEISGQVSPALPVDKEKCSSGEVQSKGSRPRSAGRCSGSKHLNLTPETPQLTDCSMGNAGEAEKSNSERGRLFMEVPGLPVYTCTNSIQKKTRLTEKLFRLTCSSQQKDSGCAEAQSHRSELSPSRDRAVSTGDVHPEFVSDPDTQTEAESASGLLHEKLLSTPTATRGSLTPKKLPESCPGLRTVTDRKRSPYFSGKSIRDAPTPPRRKAFKKWTPPRSPFCLVQETLFHDPWKLLIATIFLNRTSGKMAIPMLWQFFERYPSPEVTRASDWKPLAELLQPLGLNELRAKTIIRFSDDYLNKQWRYPIELHGIGKYGNDSYRIFCVEEWKQVQPQDHKLNKYHAWLWENHKKLGI; encoded by the exons ATGATGGACGAAAAGTCAAAGGGATGCCCAATGGCAAACAGTGAGCAGAGGACCAGCATCAACACAGCTTGTGTAGACAAATTTGCCAGAGATGCAAAACGTATGGAAACTGCTGAGTGTAGTACAGACATAGACCATGTGGAAGTTACTGAGCTTAGTAAAGACACTACTACTGAGGCCAGTACAGATAATGACTGTATCATGTCTGTTACAAACCGCGTAGAAATCACTGACCACAATATAAACACTCGCTCTTTGGAAATAAATGAGCCCAGTACAGACACAGATCATGTGGAAATGAATGAGCCCAGTACAGATACAGATCATGTGGAAATGAATGAGCCCAGTACAGACACAGATCATGTGGAAATGAATAAGCCCAGTACAGACACAGATCATGTGGAAATGAATGAGCCCAGTACAGACACAGACTGCCAGTGTCCTACAATGCCAGAGGGCTGGCTGAAGGTACTCAAAGAAAGGAAAACTGGGAAGACAGCAGGAAAAATTGATGTTTATTTAATAAG TCCTCAGGGGCAAAAGTTCAGGTCAAAATCAGCACTGAGAGCTTTTCTGCAAAAGAGCAAAGATTTCAGTCTTAAAGTGGAAGATTTTGACTTCACTTCACATGGGAATAGTACAGTGACATCTAACGGTTCGAGAAGGGAAAGGAGCTTGAAACGTTTAAAGGGTACGTCTGAAATCTCTGGCCAGGTGTCACCGGCTTTGCCTGTGGACAAGGAGAAATGTTCTAGTGGAGAAGTCCAATCCAAGGGCAGCAGGCCCAGATCAGCAGGCAGATGCAGTGGCAGTAAACATTTAAATCTAACACCTGAGACGCCACAGCTGACAGACTGCAGCATGGGGAATGCAGGGGAAGCTGAGAAAAGCAACAGCGAAAGAGGGCGTCTCTTCATGGAGGTGCCTGGGCTGCCCGTGTACACCTGCACTAACAGCATACAGAAAAAGACTCGGCTGACGGAGAAGCTGTTTAGGCTGACGTGCTCCAGCCAGCAGAAGGACAGTGGGTGTGCGGAAGCTCAGAGCCATCGTTCAGAACTGAGCCCTTCCCGAGATCGTGCAGTTTCAACCGGTGATGTACATCCTGAGTTTGTTAGCGACCCTGACACGCAAACAGAGGCTGAATCTGCATCAGGATTGTTGCATGAAAAGTTGCTGTCAACCCCTAcggccaccagggggagctTAACACCGAAGAAGCTACCTGAGAGCT GTCCTGGATTAAGGACTGTGACAGACCGAAAGAGAAGCCCCTACTTCAGCGGAAAGTCCATTAGAGATG CACCGACCCCCCCCAGGCGCAAGGCCTTTAAGAAGTGGACCCCGCCACGATCCCCATTCTGCCTTGTGCAGGAGACTCTTTTCCATGACCCTTGGAAGCTCCTGATTGCCACCATTTTTCTCAACAGGACAAGCG GTAAGATGGCCATCCCGATGCTTTGGCAGTTTTTTGAACGTTATCCTTCCCCTGAAGTGACCCGTGCAAGCGACTGGAAGCCCCTGGCAGAGCTGCTCCAGCCTTTAGGCTTGAATGAACTAAGAGCTAAGACCATCATCAGGTTTTCTG ATGACTACTTAAACAAGCAGTGGCGTTATCCCATTGAGCTTCATGGCATTGGGAAGTATGGCAATGACTCCTATAGGATCTTCTGTGTTGAGGAGTGGAAGCAG GTCCAACCTCAAGATCACAAACTGAACAAGTACCACGCGTGGCTGTGGGAGAACCATAAAAAGCTGGGAATTTGA